One segment of Ficedula albicollis isolate OC2 chromosome 2, FicAlb1.5, whole genome shotgun sequence DNA contains the following:
- the STAM gene encoding signal transducing adapter molecule 1: MNTAEDWGLILDICDKVGQSRTGPKDCLRSIMKRVNHKDPHVAMQALTLLGACVSNCGKIFHLEVCSRDFASEVSNVLNKGHPKVCEKLKALMVEWTDEFKNDPQLSLISAMIKNLKEQGVTFPAIGSQAAEQAKASPALVAKDPGTVATKKEEEDLAKAIELSLKEQRQQQTTLSSLYPSTSSLLTNHKHEGRKVRAIYDFEAAEDNELTFKAGELITILDDSDPNWWKGETHQGIGLFPSNFVTADLSAEPEMMKTEKKTVQFSDEVQVETIEPEPEPVYIDEDKMDQLLQMLQSADPSDDQPDLPELLHLEAMCHQMGPLIDEKLEDIDRKHSELSELNVKAMEALSLYNKLMNEDPMYSMYAKLQNQQYYMQSSGVSGSQVYPGQTQGNAYLVAGSAQMGHIQGYNLPPEQLPSLSQGTVTPSASSVIPGQPAQTSYTNAMVGSVAGSTYSNQPSVYSPPPGTVDVAAYQNAGTNMSQVPNYNLPPTALPQTAGSQQAPPQQPQPPPPQQPQHSYSQKALL, encoded by the exons ATGAACACAGCAGAGGACTGGGGCCTCATCTTAGACATCTGTGATAAAGTTGGACAGTCACGCACAGG GCCTAAAGACTGCCTCCGCTCTATTATGAAGAGAGTGAACCATAAAGATCCGCACGTCGCTATGCAAGCATTAACA CTTCTAGGAGCATGTGTATCAAACTGTGGCAAAATCTTTCATTTAGAAGTCTGTTCAAGAGATTTTGCCAGTGAAGTAAGCAATGTGTTGAATAAG ggccatcCAAAAGTTTGTGAAAAGCTGAAAGCCCTTATGGTGGAATGGACTGATGAATTCAAGAATGACCCACAGCTTAGTTTAATATCTGCTATGATAAAAAATCTCAAGGAACAAGGAGTTACTTTCCCAGCTATTGGTTCACAG GCTGCTGAACAGGCAAAAGCAAGTCCAGCTCTAGTTGCCAAAGATCCTGGTACAGTAGCCAccaaaaaggaagaggaggatttAGCTAAAG CTATTGAGCTGTCACTAAAAGAACAAAGGCAACAACAAACAACACTTTCCAGTTTGTATCCAAGCACCTCAAGCCTTTTAACAAACCACAAACACGAGGGCCGAAAGGTTCGTGCAATCTACGATTTTGAGGCTGCTGAAGATAACGAACTAACTTTTAAAGCTGGAGAACTTATAACTATCCTTGATGACAG tGATCCAAATTGGTGGAAAGGTGAAACTCATCAGGGTATAGGATTGTTTCCATCTAATTTTGTAACAGCTGATCTTTCTGCTGAGCCCGAAATGA tgaaaactgagaagaaaacagtGCAGTTCAGTGATGAAGTTCAAGTAGAGACAATAGAACCTGAGCCAGAACCAGTTTATATTGATGAG GATAAAATGGACCAACTCTTGCAGATGTTACAAAGTGCTGATCCATCTGATGACCAGCCAGACCTCCCAGAATTGCTTCATCTTGAGG CAATGTGCCACCAGATGGGACCTCTCATAGATGAAAAATTGGAAGATATAGACAG GAAACATTCAGAACTTTCAGAGCTCAATGTTAAAGCAATGGAGGCTCTTTCTTTGTATAACAAACTGATGAATGAGGACCCAATGTATTCCATGTATGCAAAACTACAAAACCAGCAGTATTACATGCAGTCATCTGGTGTTTCTGGCTCTCAG GTTTATCCGGGGCAAACTCAAGGTAATGCATATTTGGTGGCAGGGAGTGCACAGATGGGCCACATTCAAGGTTACAATCTTCCTCCAGAACAGCTCCCTTCTCTCAGCCAAGGCACAGTTACTCCATCTGCCAGCTCAGTAATTCCTGGTCAGCCTGCACAGACGTCTTACactaa tgcaatgGTTGGTTCTGTTGCTGGAAGTACCTACTCTAACCAGCCTTCAGTGTACAGTCCACCACCTGGTACTGTTGATGTTGCTGCTTACCAGAATGCTGGAACTAATATGTCCCAGGTGCCAAACTATAACTTACCACCTACAGCTCTGCCACAGACAGCAGGCAGTCAGCAAGCACCTCCACAACAACCACAGCCTCCACCACCTCAACAACCACAGCATAGTTACTCACAGAAGGCTCTGCTATAG